The DNA segment GTTTCTTGAGGTTGCGAGCTGATTTTAATGAAAAAAAGAAAAAAGGCAACTACGATTATTACTATTATGTAATGTTGTATGTAATTATAGTTTATGCTTTCAATAATCAGATTAGATTTAATAGCAATGGTGAGTTTAATCTTCCTGTTGGCAAGCGTGACTTTAATAAAAAGATGCAGCAAAAGTTATCAGACTTTATAGATAAAATCAAAGAGCAGAACTGCAAATTTACTTGTCTTGATTTCCGTGAATTTGATATTGGTACGCTCGAAAACAATGACTTTGTATATGTCGATCCGCCGTATTTGATAACCTGTGCCACATATAACGAACAAGGCGGTTGGTCTGAAACAGATGAAAAAGATCTTTTGCGGTTTTTGGATAGCTTGAACGAAAAAGGCTTGCGATTTGCATTATCAAATGTTCTGCGAAGCAAGGGAAAAGAGAATACAATTTTGATTGAGTGGCTGGATAAAAATAAAGATAAATATAGAGCTGTAAGTTTAAA comes from the Qingrenia yutianensis genome and includes:
- a CDS encoding DNA adenine methylase is translated as MIQSPLNYTGGKFKLLPQILPLFPKNINTFVDLFCGGCNVGINIDCESVIYNDLDENLLYLYNTFKNLDKQSVFEWIYEIINTYGLSLVSDKGYDYYKCDSSKGLGGYNKESFLRLRADFNEKKKKGNYDYYYYVMLYVIIVYAFNNQIRFNSNGEFNLPVGKRDFNKKMQQKLSDFIDKIKEQNCKFTCLDFREFDIGTLENNDFVYVDPPYLITCATYNEQGGWSETDEKDLLRFLDSLNEKGLRFALSNVLRSKGKENTILIEWLDKNKDKYRAVSLNYSYSNSNYQTKDKTSNSEEVLIINY